Part of the Natrialbaceae archaeon AArc-T1-2 genome, AATGAGGCCGTTAAAAAGAGAAAAACCATGTCGCCAGCTACCGGCAGTGCGTTGTCGATCTCGACGCTTTCGACCGGTTCCTCGATGTCGAATAGTTGCGCCGGGATTCCTGCCAAGCCTATCTTGAATTCGATTCTGAGCATTTGTCAGCCGGGTCCGCAGTACTTCGGTTCCGAGGTCGTGAGTGCTGTGATCTCGTCACCGCCCGTACCCGGAGCGTCACAGACCGGAAGCTCCCGTGGCGGTAACTCGACGTGGCCCGCCGTGTGGTCGTGAGCCTCAGTTTGAGACACGGTAACAATAGACTACAGGAATCGGCCAAAAAGTGTGTCGGTGACACACCGGCGTTGCCGTCCCGAAACTTGTTTGTGAATAGATACCGATAAGCATGTTCGTATGGAACGGCCGAACGTGGCGAACGATCCCGAGCGAACGTCGAGACGCCTGCTCTCTCGAATCGCCGACGGAGGTGGAGACGGACCGGCACGGGAGACGCTTCGTCGATTCGACCCGGACCGTCTCGAGGCGGCGCTCGACGGACCGGACGTTCGGACGGCGTTTTGGCTCAACGTCTACAACGCGTTCTCCCAGCTGTTGCTCTCCGAATACGACGGACAATCCGTCGACGAGGGGCTGTTCGACGTCCCGTTCGCGTTCGCCCGTACCGAACTCTCGCTCAACGACGTCGAACACGCGATCTTGCGAAACGGCGACCCGTCGGGACTCGCCTACGAACCGACCGCACCGGCCGCGTTCACCGCGAGGTTCCGCGTCGGTCGGACCGACCCCAGGATCCACTTCGCGCTCAACTGCGGTGCGAGGAGCTGTCCGCCGATCCGGTGGTACACGTCCGAATCGCTCGAGCGAGAACTCGAATGCGCGAGCGAGCAGTATCTCTCCAGTGCGGTCGAGTACGACGCCACGACCGGGACTGTCTCGGTGCCGGAGCTGTTCGAGTGGTTCGCACCGGATTTCGGCGGCGAGTCGGGCGTCGTCTCGTTTCTTCGCTCTTACGGCGCGGTTCCGGACGCCGCCGACCCCCGACTCGAGTACCGCGAGTGGGACTGGACGGTAGTCGCCGGGAACGTCGCTTGCGGAGACGCCTGAGGTGACCGTCGTGCGGTCGAGCCGGGTCAGCCTCCCGGCCGCGTCGGTGGCGACCCCCCGCCAGAAGCCGACAATTATACGTACGGTAGTTACTTGATGAATTAGCGATAACGGATTGAACGATATGACGGCAGAACCCTCGGCCGATATCCCCGACTTTCTCCGCGAGCGGCTCGACGAACTCGGCCTCGAGGCACTCCGGGCGACGGCCGAGTTCGCACGCAACGGTAGCTACGTTGCACCCGAGGAGGTGCCCGACGATGTCGTCGAAGCGTTCGCGTTGCAAGACGACGAGACGCTCGAGGCGGTCGCGACGTACGTCGAAGAGCTGGGGACGACGAAAGCGTCGTCGATCGGAGCCACGGCCACAAAGAGAGACGACGACGCAGGGAACGACGATACGGAGGGCGACGACGGCGGATGGGCAACGAGCAAGATCAGAGACTGGCGCGGACGGTAATCCGGCAGGACCGCAAGGCAGCTCCGCGGTTGCATCGGTATCGACTCACGGCCGCCGGTATCACACCGTGTCGACGCGTTCGATTCGACGCTCGAGGTCGACCGGCGCGATGTGATCGCGATGGGCGAGACGGACGTGTGCTCTCCCTAGCTTTTCGACTTCGTCGTCACCGGCCGAACGGAGCACGAACGGACAGTTCTCACGCGGACACTCGAACCTGTATGCCATAGCGTGATGTACGATACCGAGCGACGAAGGGACTGTACTTGCAACTGCTGGCAGGCGAATACCCCCGGGTTCCGCCGACCACGTCACTCGAACTTCTCGAGCAGCCGATCGTAGAACGCGGCGTCGTCTCGAGTCGTCGATCCGGATCCGGCCCCGGACCCCTCGCGCGCCTCACCGGCGAGTTTCTCGACGATCAGCTCGGGCGTCGAGCGGGCGAGGTGATCGTTGACCGGCGAGCGGTTGACCCGGAGTTCGCCGTCGACGAGCCCGACTGCCTCGATGCCGTCGACGGTGACCGCGACGTCGGCCATCTCGCGGATTTCGCCTGCGAGGTGTGAGACGAACACCGCCGCCGCGCCGTTTTCGTGGAGCGCTTCGAGGATGCCGGCGATGATCTTCGCGCTCGCGCCCGGTTCGGTGATGCTCTCGAGTTCGTCGACGAGCACGAGCGACCCCTCGCCTCCCTCCGCCAGGTCGGCAAATTCCCGGACCGTCGACTCGAAGGCACCGGCGTCGAGGGTGCCCTGACTCTTGGCGTGATAGTGGAGGTCTTCGAAGCGTCGCAGCCGGGCGCTCTCGGCGGGCACCGCCAGCCCCATGTGCGCCAGCACGACGACGCTCGCGATCAGATCGAGCGTCGAGGTCTTTCCACCGCTGTTGACGCCCGAAAGCAAGGTGACGCCGGAGACCTCGTAGTCGACGGGATCGATCGCCTCGAGCGGCTCCTCGAGCAGCGGCGACCGGCCGCCCTCGATAGCGAAGCCGACATCGTCGTCAAAGACCGGCATCGTGCACGCGAACTCGCTCGCAAAACGGGCGATCGCGTACTCGACGTCGAGTTCGAGGGCGTTCCGAACGAGTCGGCTCGCACCCGCGCGTTGATCGGCCAGGTCGGCGGCGAGTTCGCGTTTGAGCCGGGCGGCGCGGCGTTCTTTCGCCGCCGAAAGCTCCTCGCGCAGCCGTGAAATCACCGCCTCGTCGCGCTCGACGGGAAACGTGGGTTCGTCGCCGAACGCCCGGCGGGCAATCTCGGCCTCGCCCGGATCGAGTTCGAGTGCGTCGATCAGATGGTCGCGGGCGGCTGCGACGGCGTCTGCGTACTCGTCTGCGAGCTCCCGGGAGAGCAGCGAGTCGACGCCGGCACCCCGTTCGACCAGCGAGAGCAGGTCCGAGCCCTCGATCGTGACGTCCTGCTCGCGGATCGCCTCCCTGAGCCGGTCGTTGGCGACGCTTTCGGCACTCGCGGCGGCTGCCTCGAGGTCGTCGACGGCGGTCGACAGTCGGTCGAGTTCGTCGTCGCCCGCGACGGTGCCGTCGGCGGCGAGTCGGTCGAGACAGCTCTCGAGCGTCTCGAGGTCACACTCCGTCTCGAGGTCGGCACGCCGGTGGACCGCAGCCGCGGCACGGAGCGAGTCACGGTTGCGCGCGAAAAACGAGAGCGTTCGTTCGGGGACGATCTCGGCGGGCGTCTCGAGGGCGTCGGGTCGGACCTGAACGTCGCCGTCGACGTCGATGCCGGCGAAGGAGTCGTCGAGCGCAATGACGGTCGCGTACCCGCGAGCGAGTTCCGCGAGG contains:
- a CDS encoding DUF547 domain-containing protein; protein product: MERPNVANDPERTSRRLLSRIADGGGDGPARETLRRFDPDRLEAALDGPDVRTAFWLNVYNAFSQLLLSEYDGQSVDEGLFDVPFAFARTELSLNDVEHAILRNGDPSGLAYEPTAPAAFTARFRVGRTDPRIHFALNCGARSCPPIRWYTSESLERELECASEQYLSSAVEYDATTGTVSVPELFEWFAPDFGGESGVVSFLRSYGAVPDAADPRLEYREWDWTVVAGNVACGDA
- a CDS encoding MutS-related protein, encoding MDLESIPGVGKKTARALADLDDPERALRAGDVAEIAQAPGITQGRAARIARGAIRHEHDDPGGFLATDRAREIYRELLALLKARTVTHYGACRLETLYPSSSRSRIEEVRSFAREAIERDPDEETLTALEDVEPLETPGDVRVRDRCLATADAERYSEAREAVPELSIEVVEDARDLAELARGYATVIALDDSFAGIDVDGDVQVRPDALETPAEIVPERTLSFFARNRDSLRAAAAVHRRADLETECDLETLESCLDRLAADGTVAGDDELDRLSTAVDDLEAAAASAESVANDRLREAIREQDVTIEGSDLLSLVERGAGVDSLLSRELADEYADAVAAARDHLIDALELDPGEAEIARRAFGDEPTFPVERDEAVISRLREELSAAKERRAARLKRELAADLADQRAGASRLVRNALELDVEYAIARFASEFACTMPVFDDDVGFAIEGGRSPLLEEPLEAIDPVDYEVSGVTLLSGVNSGGKTSTLDLIASVVVLAHMGLAVPAESARLRRFEDLHYHAKSQGTLDAGAFESTVREFADLAEGGEGSLVLVDELESITEPGASAKIIAGILEALHENGAAAVFVSHLAGEIREMADVAVTVDGIEAVGLVDGELRVNRSPVNDHLARSTPELIVEKLAGEAREGSGAGSGSTTRDDAAFYDRLLEKFE